One Chromobacterium paludis genomic window carries:
- a CDS encoding GMP reductase, which translates to MIQTELNYGDVYLVPKKTVVDSRKECDTSVQFGPRTFVMPVYPSNMKSVVSAETCEYFARQGWFYTMHRFNVDAVAFTRDMQSKGLFASISVGVNEDTIEQLDALKAAGLTPEYMTLDIANAWCVKAERMIKHIKQHFPDTFLIGGNVATAEAARDLEAWGCDAIKAGIAGGRVCITKNKTGFHRPMISTVRDCVGAVKIPVIADGGIVEHGDIAKALVCGAKMVMAGSLFAGYDESAGDIVEISGKHYKEYFGSASQFNKGAYVNVEGKKILVEYKGSIPKLLRELQEDLQSSISYAGGSTLSALREVEMIQVYR; encoded by the coding sequence ATGATCCAGACCGAACTCAATTACGGCGACGTATACCTGGTGCCGAAGAAAACCGTGGTGGACAGCCGCAAGGAGTGCGACACCTCCGTGCAATTCGGACCGCGCACTTTTGTGATGCCGGTCTATCCCTCCAATATGAAGTCCGTGGTATCGGCGGAGACCTGCGAGTACTTCGCCCGCCAGGGCTGGTTCTACACTATGCACCGCTTCAATGTCGACGCGGTGGCCTTCACCCGCGACATGCAGTCCAAGGGCCTGTTCGCCTCCATCAGCGTCGGCGTCAATGAAGACACCATCGAACAGCTGGACGCGTTGAAGGCGGCTGGCCTGACGCCGGAATACATGACGCTGGACATCGCCAACGCCTGGTGCGTCAAGGCGGAGCGGATGATCAAGCACATCAAGCAACACTTCCCTGACACCTTCCTGATCGGCGGCAACGTCGCCACCGCCGAAGCCGCGCGCGATCTGGAAGCCTGGGGCTGCGACGCGATCAAGGCCGGCATCGCCGGCGGCCGCGTCTGCATCACCAAGAACAAGACCGGCTTCCACCGTCCGATGATCTCCACCGTGCGCGATTGCGTGGGCGCGGTGAAGATTCCGGTGATCGCCGACGGCGGCATCGTCGAGCACGGCGACATCGCCAAGGCCCTGGTCTGCGGCGCCAAAATGGTGATGGCTGGCTCGCTGTTCGCCGGCTACGACGAATCCGCTGGTGATATCGTGGAAATCAGCGGCAAGCACTACAAGGAATACTTCGGCAGCGCCTCGCAATTCAACAAGGGCGCCTACGTCAACGTCGAAGGCAAGAAGATCCTGGTCGAGTACAAGGGCAGCATCCCCAAGCTGCTGCGCGAGCTGCAGGAAGACCTGCAGTCCTCCATCAGCTACGCCGGCGGCAGCACGCTGTCCGCGCTGCGCGAAGTGGAGATGATCCAGGTTTACCGTTGA
- a CDS encoding nucleotide-binding protein, translating into MIANPKGGSGKSTLATNLAGYFAASGKKVMLGDVDRQQTSLHWLSQRDAGLPSISGWEVAPNEPKRPPKGTEVVVLDSAAGLHGKKLSALLSQVGHVIVPIQPSPFDMWASEDFFEQMLEEKTIRKNKAFMAVVGMRVDPRTRSARELEQFLARHEVPVLTWLRDTQLYVQAAGAGMSLFDLPASRTARDREAWQPILRWLGEDPQAWCDK; encoded by the coding sequence TTGATAGCGAATCCGAAGGGCGGCAGCGGCAAGTCCACGCTGGCCACCAATCTGGCGGGATATTTCGCCGCCAGCGGCAAGAAAGTGATGCTGGGCGACGTGGACAGGCAGCAAACTTCCCTGCATTGGCTGAGTCAGCGTGACGCGGGCTTGCCATCTATTTCCGGCTGGGAAGTGGCGCCCAATGAGCCCAAGCGGCCGCCCAAGGGCACGGAAGTCGTGGTGCTGGACAGCGCCGCCGGCCTGCATGGCAAGAAGCTCAGCGCCCTGCTGTCGCAAGTGGGGCATGTGATCGTGCCGATCCAGCCTTCGCCTTTCGATATGTGGGCCAGCGAGGACTTCTTCGAGCAGATGCTGGAGGAAAAAACCATACGCAAGAACAAGGCCTTCATGGCGGTGGTGGGCATGCGGGTGGACCCCCGCACGCGTTCGGCGCGCGAGCTGGAGCAGTTCCTGGCGCGGCATGAGGTTCCGGTGCTGACCTGGCTGCGCGATACCCAGCTCTACGTGCAGGCGGCGGGCGCCGGGATGTCCTTGTTCGATTTGCCGGCCTCGCGCACGGCGCGCGACCGCGAAGCCTGGCAGCCCATCCTGCGTTGGCTGGGCGAGGACCCGCAGGCGTGGTGCGACAAGTAA
- a CDS encoding HAD family hydrolase, with protein MPRSFDALLFDMDGLMLDTERLSNETWRRAGAELGIEIREDMLQAMVGMSFQGCMRYVAEYLGDEEAADRLQKGSDKHYQHILRHEPIPLKAGILELLRWAEQNGIPRAVATSTQRLKADLKLGRSGLGAFFEITVAGDEVPRTKPAPDAYHAAAGRLGVAPQRCLVLEDSRMGLQAGVAAGARVILVPDLLTPSEDDRAAALAVCSDLHQALALIRTL; from the coding sequence ATGCCCCGCAGTTTCGACGCCCTGCTGTTCGATATGGACGGCCTGATGCTGGACACCGAACGGCTTTCCAACGAGACCTGGCGCCGCGCCGGCGCCGAACTGGGCATCGAGATCCGGGAAGACATGCTGCAGGCCATGGTAGGCATGTCCTTCCAGGGCTGCATGCGTTACGTGGCGGAGTATCTGGGCGACGAGGAGGCGGCGGACCGGCTGCAAAAAGGATCGGACAAGCATTACCAGCACATCCTGCGCCACGAGCCCATCCCGCTGAAAGCCGGCATCCTGGAACTGCTGCGCTGGGCCGAACAGAACGGCATCCCGCGCGCCGTGGCCACCTCCACGCAACGGCTCAAGGCGGACCTGAAACTGGGCCGCAGCGGACTGGGAGCGTTCTTTGAAATCACCGTCGCCGGCGACGAGGTGCCGCGTACCAAGCCGGCGCCAGACGCCTACCACGCCGCGGCGGGCAGGCTGGGCGTGGCGCCGCAGCGCTGCCTGGTGCTGGAGGACTCACGCATGGGGCTGCAGGCCGGCGTGGCCGCCGGCGCGCGCGTGATTCTGGTGCCCGACCTGCTGACGCCCAGCGAAGACGACCGCGCCGCCGCACTGGCCGTCTGCTCCGACCTGCACCAGGCGCTGGCGCTGATCCGTACGCTGTAA
- a CDS encoding DHH family phosphoesterase has product MTQKQYRLVTRSDFDGLVCALLLNELGLIREVQFAHPKDMQDGKVDITGDDITTNLPYVAKAHLVFDHHLSETLRNATDADNYVIDPRAPSAARVVYNHYGGKQTFPDISLEMMEAVDKADSAQFSIEEILNPKGWVLLSYLMDARTGLGRFREFRVGNFQLMMDLIGYCRNHSIDEILALPDVQERVALYREHETEAKAQILRCARVHGNVVVLHLQQEEIIHPTNRFMVYALFPDCNVSIHVMWGLNKQNTVFAVGKSIVNRSSRSNIGALMLQYGGGGHEAAGTCQVPHDQADDVLEELVARIRGLG; this is encoded by the coding sequence ATGACTCAGAAACAATACAGGCTGGTCACGCGCAGCGACTTCGACGGACTGGTTTGCGCGCTTTTGCTGAACGAGCTGGGCTTGATCCGCGAGGTGCAGTTCGCCCACCCCAAGGACATGCAGGACGGCAAGGTAGACATAACCGGCGACGACATCACCACCAATCTGCCCTATGTGGCCAAGGCGCATCTGGTGTTCGACCACCATCTGTCGGAGACGCTGCGCAATGCGACCGACGCCGACAACTATGTGATAGACCCGCGCGCGCCGTCGGCGGCCCGCGTGGTGTACAACCATTACGGCGGCAAGCAGACCTTTCCCGATATCAGCCTGGAGATGATGGAGGCGGTGGACAAAGCCGACTCCGCTCAGTTCAGCATCGAGGAAATCCTCAATCCCAAGGGTTGGGTGCTGCTGAGCTATCTGATGGATGCGCGCACCGGGCTAGGCCGCTTCCGCGAGTTCCGCGTCGGCAACTTCCAGCTGATGATGGATTTGATCGGTTATTGCCGGAATCACTCCATAGATGAAATTCTTGCCCTGCCTGACGTGCAGGAACGGGTGGCGCTGTACCGCGAGCACGAGACCGAGGCCAAGGCGCAGATCCTGCGCTGCGCCCGCGTGCACGGCAATGTGGTGGTGCTGCATCTGCAGCAGGAAGAAATCATTCATCCAACCAACCGCTTCATGGTGTATGCCTTGTTCCCGGACTGCAATGTGTCCATCCACGTGATGTGGGGGCTGAACAAGCAAAACACCGTTTTCGCGGTGGGCAAGTCCATTGTCAACCGCAGCTCGCGCAGCAATATCGGCGCGCTGATGCTGCAATACGGCGGCGGCGGCCACGAAGCGGCCGGCACCTGCCAGGTGCCGCATGATCAGGCCGACGACGTGCTGGAGGAACTGGTGGCGCGCATCCGCGGCCTGGGCTGA
- a CDS encoding IMPACT family protein, whose amino-acid sequence MFQLEEKASAEVDIRKSRFIGIVQPVASREAARAALDEIRRQWPDARHYCAVLLCAGDSMLDDDGEPSGTAAKPMYNVLQHREITNVLAVVVRYFGGIKLGAGGLVRAYTQAVNAALDQARLTPVVRRRRVRLGVDFSGEARLRRLCQDMSVVVVAQHYAEQAWLTVEMAETGLQAQLAALLDGMAGALEAKPDD is encoded by the coding sequence ATGTTCCAGCTCGAAGAAAAAGCCAGCGCCGAGGTGGACATCCGCAAGAGCCGTTTCATCGGCATCGTGCAACCGGTAGCCAGCCGCGAAGCGGCGCGGGCGGCATTGGACGAGATTCGGCGCCAATGGCCGGACGCCAGGCATTACTGCGCTGTCTTGCTGTGCGCGGGCGATTCCATGCTGGACGACGACGGCGAACCGTCCGGCACCGCCGCCAAACCGATGTATAACGTATTGCAGCACCGCGAAATCACCAATGTGCTGGCCGTGGTGGTGCGTTACTTCGGCGGCATCAAACTGGGAGCGGGCGGCTTGGTCAGGGCCTACACTCAAGCTGTCAACGCCGCGCTGGACCAAGCCAGGCTGACGCCCGTGGTGCGGAGACGTCGTGTTCGGCTGGGCGTGGATTTTTCCGGCGAGGCGCGCTTGCGGCGCTTGTGCCAGGACATGAGCGTGGTGGTGGTGGCGCAGCACTATGCCGAGCAGGCATGGCTGACGGTAGAGATGGCGGAGACGGGGCTGCAGGCGCAGCTGGCCGCATTGCTAGACGGCATGGCCGGCGCGCTGGAGGCGAAGCCCGACGATTGA
- a CDS encoding NfeD family protein, with translation MLQALTFWLGSALVALILEFMSGTFYLLVVAVAMACGGLAAWLGAPELWQWLIASLSGVIGVTLVRQRRRRLAKPSQPQDDPDWGRQVEILAPTSPGHARIHYRGAEWDAELLDPALQAGDCGYIAGRAGNLFKIASKQPE, from the coding sequence ATGTTGCAAGCGCTTACTTTCTGGCTGGGCAGTGCGCTCGTCGCGCTGATCCTAGAATTCATGTCCGGCACCTTTTATCTGCTGGTGGTGGCGGTGGCCATGGCTTGCGGCGGCCTGGCCGCCTGGCTCGGCGCGCCCGAACTGTGGCAATGGCTGATCGCCAGCCTCAGCGGCGTCATCGGCGTCACGCTGGTCAGGCAGCGTCGGCGGCGCCTGGCCAAGCCCTCGCAGCCGCAAGATGATCCCGACTGGGGCCGCCAGGTGGAAATCCTGGCGCCAACCTCGCCTGGCCATGCCCGCATTCATTACCGCGGCGCGGAGTGGGACGCCGAACTGCTGGACCCCGCCTTGCAGGCCGGAGACTGCGGCTATATCGCAGGCCGCGCCGGCAATCTGTTCAAGATCGCCTCGAAACAACCCGAATAA
- a CDS encoding SPFH domain-containing protein — MEIALILFLAVVVFIFKSLAVVPQQHAYIVERLGRYHATLTPGLNIINPFIDRIAYKHSLKEIPLDVPSQICITRDNTQLKVDGILYFQVTDAKLASYGTSNYIVAITQLSQTTLRSVIGKLELDKTFEERDDINRSVVASLDEAAINWGVKVLRYEIKDLVPPQDILHAMQAQITAEREKRARIAQSEGVKVEQINLATGAREAAIQKSQGEMQATINNSEGNKQAAINQAKGEAEAIRLVADATADAINRIAGAVRTEGGLEAVNLKVAEQYIAAFGKLAKENNTIIMPSNVADVGGLVASALSVVKQTNR; from the coding sequence ATGGAAATCGCCCTGATCCTGTTCCTGGCCGTCGTCGTCTTCATCTTCAAATCGCTGGCCGTGGTGCCGCAGCAGCATGCCTACATCGTGGAACGGCTGGGCCGCTACCACGCCACGCTGACGCCCGGCCTCAACATCATCAACCCGTTCATCGACCGCATCGCCTACAAGCACAGCCTGAAGGAAATCCCGCTGGATGTGCCCAGCCAGATTTGCATCACGCGCGACAACACCCAGCTCAAGGTGGACGGCATCCTGTATTTCCAGGTCACCGACGCCAAGCTGGCCTCCTACGGCACCAGCAACTACATCGTCGCCATCACCCAGCTGTCGCAGACCACCCTGCGCTCGGTGATAGGCAAGCTGGAGCTGGACAAAACATTTGAAGAGCGCGATGACATCAACCGCAGCGTGGTGGCCTCGCTGGACGAGGCCGCCATCAACTGGGGCGTCAAGGTGCTGCGCTACGAGATCAAGGACCTGGTGCCGCCGCAGGACATCCTGCACGCGATGCAGGCCCAGATCACCGCCGAGCGCGAAAAGCGCGCCCGCATTGCCCAGTCCGAGGGCGTGAAGGTGGAGCAGATCAACCTGGCCACCGGCGCGCGCGAGGCCGCCATTCAGAAATCGCAGGGCGAGATGCAGGCCACCATCAACAACTCCGAGGGCAACAAGCAGGCTGCCATCAACCAGGCCAAGGGTGAGGCCGAAGCCATCCGCCTGGTGGCCGACGCCACCGCCGACGCGATCAACCGCATTGCCGGTGCCGTGCGCACCGAGGGCGGACTGGAGGCGGTCAACCTGAAAGTGGCCGAGCAATACATTGCCGCCTTCGGCAAATTGGCCAAGGAAAACAATACCATCATCATGCCAAGCAACGTCGCCGACGTAGGCGGACTGGTGGCCAGCGCCCTTAGCGTCGTCAAACAAACTAACCGTTAA
- a CDS encoding septation protein A has product MKFLTDLLPVALFFAAYWLTRDMFIATGVAIAVTVVMVAWAWFKHRKVDTMQWISLGLVVVLGGATLLLHDKHFIMWKPTVLYWVMGGGLLISEFAGKNGLRLMMGQQIDMPAPIWRRLTWAWCGFFAFMGALNLFVAYHFSEDVWVNFKMFGGMGLMLLFVIAQSLFLAKYIEEKK; this is encoded by the coding sequence ATGAAATTTTTAACCGACCTTCTCCCCGTCGCCTTGTTCTTCGCCGCTTATTGGCTGACGCGCGACATGTTCATCGCCACCGGCGTGGCCATCGCCGTCACCGTCGTCATGGTGGCCTGGGCCTGGTTCAAGCACCGCAAGGTGGACACCATGCAATGGATCAGCCTGGGGCTGGTCGTCGTGCTGGGCGGGGCCACCCTGCTGTTGCACGACAAACACTTCATCATGTGGAAGCCCACCGTGCTGTACTGGGTAATGGGCGGCGGCCTGCTGATCAGCGAATTCGCCGGCAAGAACGGCCTGCGCCTGATGATGGGCCAGCAAATCGACATGCCGGCGCCGATCTGGCGCAGGCTCACCTGGGCCTGGTGCGGCTTCTTCGCCTTCATGGGCGCCTTGAACCTGTTCGTCGCCTACCACTTCAGCGAGGACGTCTGGGTCAACTTCAAGATGTTTGGCGGCATGGGATTGATGCTGCTGTTCGTGATCGCCCAGAGCCTGTTCCTGGCCAAGTACATCGAGGAAAAGAAATAA
- a CDS encoding YciI family protein, translated as MLYAIVAQDAPGTLDKRLAARSDHLARLQALQDAGRLTLAGPFPAIDSVDPGPAGFSGSLIVAEFPSLAEAQAWADADPYRAAGVYARVEVKPFRQVFPA; from the coding sequence ATGCTGTACGCCATCGTCGCGCAAGACGCGCCCGGCACGCTGGACAAGCGCCTCGCCGCCCGCTCTGACCATCTGGCCCGGCTGCAGGCGCTGCAGGACGCCGGCCGCCTGACGCTGGCCGGCCCGTTTCCGGCGATAGACAGCGTCGATCCGGGCCCGGCCGGCTTTTCCGGCAGCCTGATCGTCGCCGAATTCCCCTCGCTGGCCGAGGCGCAAGCCTGGGCCGACGCCGACCCCTACCGCGCGGCCGGCGTCTACGCCCGCGTCGAGGTCAAGCCATTCCGCCAGGTGTTCCCGGCATGA
- a CDS encoding BolA family protein, whose translation MSDTVQLLEAALQTLAPEHLDIQDDSALHAGHAGARSGGGHYTLTIVSTRFAGLGRVQRHRLIYQTLGDLMRSRVHALAIRALTPEEL comes from the coding sequence ATGAGCGACACCGTGCAATTGCTGGAAGCGGCGCTGCAGACGCTGGCGCCGGAACATCTGGACATCCAGGACGACAGCGCCCTGCACGCCGGCCATGCCGGCGCCAGGAGCGGTGGCGGCCACTATACGCTGACCATAGTCAGCACCCGTTTTGCAGGCCTGGGCCGCGTGCAACGCCACCGGCTGATCTACCAAACCCTGGGCGACCTGATGCGCAGCCGCGTGCACGCGCTGGCCATCCGCGCGCTCACACCAGAAGAACTCTGA
- a CDS encoding peptidylprolyl isomerase yields MKHSRIAALLLAASISLPAAAESIAVVNGVAIDKSELDAAVANVVQSNGGRVQDTPQLREQLKNSLISRQVILQEAARRGLDKQPEFIKRMDEARSELLRDALFADIVGKAGIGDAQIKARYDQEVAKFVGTKEVHPLQITLSSEADAQKLIAQLKKGGKFEELAKTRSIDPNAKQTGGDMGWGNLSQMDPKLAEALKAIPKGQISAKPFQSPLGWHVFKMVDVRDAQVPPLDAVKPQLGRQLQEEVIAKAVEELRAKSKIQ; encoded by the coding sequence ATGAAGCATTCCCGTATCGCCGCGCTGCTGCTGGCGGCTTCGATCAGTCTGCCGGCCGCCGCCGAATCCATCGCGGTGGTCAACGGCGTAGCCATCGACAAGTCTGAACTGGACGCCGCCGTCGCCAACGTGGTGCAAAGCAATGGCGGCCGGGTGCAGGACACCCCGCAGCTGCGCGAACAACTGAAGAATTCGCTGATCAGCCGTCAGGTCATCCTGCAGGAAGCCGCCCGCCGCGGCCTGGACAAGCAGCCGGAATTCATCAAGCGCATGGACGAAGCGCGCTCGGAACTGCTGCGCGACGCGCTGTTCGCCGACATCGTCGGCAAAGCCGGCATAGGCGACGCCCAGATCAAGGCCCGCTACGACCAGGAAGTGGCCAAGTTTGTCGGCACCAAGGAAGTCCATCCGCTGCAGATCACGCTGTCCAGCGAGGCCGACGCGCAGAAGCTGATCGCCCAGCTGAAGAAGGGCGGCAAGTTCGAGGAACTGGCCAAGACCCGCTCCATCGACCCCAACGCCAAGCAAACCGGCGGCGACATGGGCTGGGGCAATCTGTCCCAGATGGACCCCAAGCTCGCCGAAGCGCTGAAAGCGATTCCCAAGGGCCAGATCAGCGCCAAACCGTTCCAGTCCCCGCTGGGCTGGCATGTGTTCAAGATGGTAGACGTCCGCGACGCGCAAGTGCCGCCGCTTGACGCGGTCAAGCCGCAGCTCGGCCGCCAGCTGCAAGAAGAAGTGATAGCCAAGGCCGTGGAAGAACTGCGCGCCAAGAGCAAAATCCAGTAA
- a CDS encoding peptidylprolyl isomerase gives MRKILLHTALLAAFAGSAFAGPSVNGQQISDARINAVVNMMEAQGQNITPQARDQIKDQLVTAEVLRQEAVKKGMDKSPEFTAELANMQAMALANHLIKDFEKANPISDADLKAEYDKLVASVPETKQYHARHILVKTEAEAKSIIDALKKGKSFDKLAKEKSMDPGSKGNGGDLGWQEAGTFVAPFSEAMTKLAKGEVTAKPVKTEYGWHVIKLDDMRTERNVPKLDDIRPQLTQRVMGARVEKYVSELKAKAQIQQ, from the coding sequence ATGCGTAAGATCCTGCTGCATACCGCCCTCCTCGCCGCTTTCGCCGGCAGCGCCTTTGCCGGCCCGTCCGTGAACGGCCAGCAAATTTCCGACGCCCGCATCAACGCCGTGGTCAACATGATGGAAGCCCAGGGCCAGAACATCACGCCGCAGGCCCGCGACCAGATCAAGGACCAACTGGTGACCGCCGAGGTGCTGCGCCAGGAAGCCGTGAAAAAGGGCATGGACAAGTCGCCGGAATTCACCGCCGAACTGGCCAATATGCAAGCCATGGCCCTGGCCAACCACCTGATCAAGGACTTCGAAAAGGCCAATCCGATCAGCGACGCCGATCTGAAAGCCGAGTACGACAAGCTGGTGGCCTCGGTGCCGGAAACCAAGCAATACCACGCCCGCCACATCCTGGTGAAGACCGAGGCTGAAGCCAAGTCCATCATCGACGCGCTGAAGAAGGGCAAGTCCTTCGACAAGCTGGCCAAGGAAAAATCCATGGATCCGGGCAGCAAGGGCAACGGCGGCGACCTGGGCTGGCAGGAAGCCGGCACCTTCGTGGCGCCGTTCTCCGAAGCCATGACCAAGCTGGCCAAGGGCGAAGTGACCGCCAAGCCGGTGAAGACCGAATACGGCTGGCACGTGATCAAGCTGGACGACATGCGCACCGAGCGCAACGTGCCCAAGCTCGACGACATCCGCCCGCAGCTGACCCAGCGCGTGATGGGCGCCCGCGTCGAGAAGTACGTGTCCGAGCTGAAGGCCAAGGCGCAGATTCAGCAGTAA
- a CDS encoding peptidylprolyl isomerase has protein sequence MTITVNGVEISEEMIASQLDHYADTPSPRDTAIQQLILHTLLVQQAKSEGLDVADEQQAIQTLLDSKLQVPTIDEASCRDFYERYPERFSAGESAVANHILLPKGEGLEASLIKAKAEGILAEVQASPSRFAALAQEHSTCPSGKQGGSLGQFGRGQMVPEFEQAVFSTEAGQITPHLVETQFGYHIIQVEQREQGGKIGFDEIQERLQHYLTDMAVNQAMHEYLNSLVSAAQISGYQMTA, from the coding sequence ATGACCATTACCGTCAACGGCGTGGAAATCAGCGAAGAGATGATCGCGTCCCAACTGGACCACTATGCCGACACCCCCAGCCCGCGCGACACCGCGATCCAGCAACTGATCCTGCACACCCTGCTGGTGCAACAGGCCAAGAGCGAAGGCCTGGATGTGGCCGACGAGCAGCAAGCCATCCAAACCCTGCTGGACAGCAAACTGCAAGTGCCGACCATAGACGAAGCCAGCTGCCGCGACTTCTACGAGCGCTACCCGGAGCGTTTCAGCGCCGGCGAAAGCGCCGTAGCCAACCACATCCTGCTGCCCAAGGGCGAAGGCCTGGAAGCCAGCCTGATCAAGGCCAAGGCCGAAGGCATCCTGGCCGAAGTGCAAGCCAGCCCGTCGCGCTTCGCCGCGCTGGCCCAGGAGCACTCCACCTGCCCGTCCGGCAAGCAAGGCGGCAGCCTGGGCCAATTCGGCCGCGGCCAGATGGTGCCGGAATTCGAACAAGCCGTATTCAGCACCGAAGCCGGCCAGATCACTCCTCACCTGGTGGAAACCCAGTTCGGCTATCACATCATCCAGGTGGAGCAACGCGAGCAAGGCGGCAAGATCGGCTTCGACGAGATCCAGGAGCGCCTGCAGCACTATCTGACCGACATGGCCGTCAACCAGGCCATGCACGAGTACCTGAACAGCCTGGTATCCGCCGCCCAGATCAGCGGCTACCAGATGACCGCCTAA
- a CDS encoding chitinase: MQMRFGIPLRAAVLALSLAWGQGVLAACPAWTEGTSYQAGDVVSYSHANYTALVAHTAYVGANWNPAATPTLWGAGGTCSGGDPTPPTPPTPPTPPSPPPGNTVPFAKHALVGYWHDFANPSGPAFPLSQVSADWDVVVVAFADDAGNGNVSFTLDPGAGSQAQFIQDIKALQAKGKKVVLSLGGQNGSVTLNNATQVQNFVNSLYGILTQYGFDGIDLDLESGSGIVVGAPVVSNLVSAVKQLKAKVGASFYLSMAPEHPYVQGGFVAYGGNWGAYLPIIDGLRDDLSVIHVQYYNNGGLYTPYSNGALGEGSVDMLVGGSKMLIEGFPIANGASGSFQGLRPDQVAFGVPSGRSSANSGFVTPDTVAKALGCLTALQGCGSVKPLQAYPTFRGVMSWSINWDRHDGYNFSTPVAASLHQLPVANAASMKKAAGKKPAAR; this comes from the coding sequence ATGCAGATGCGATTCGGCATACCTTTGCGCGCGGCCGTTCTCGCGCTATCGCTGGCCTGGGGGCAGGGCGTCTTGGCGGCGTGCCCGGCCTGGACCGAGGGAACAAGCTACCAGGCGGGCGATGTGGTCAGCTACAGCCATGCCAACTACACGGCCCTGGTGGCGCACACGGCTTATGTCGGCGCCAACTGGAATCCGGCCGCCACGCCCACGCTGTGGGGCGCGGGCGGCACATGTTCCGGCGGCGACCCTACCCCTCCCACCCCGCCGACGCCTCCCACCCCGCCCAGCCCGCCGCCGGGCAATACGGTGCCGTTCGCCAAGCATGCGCTGGTGGGGTATTGGCATGATTTCGCCAATCCCAGCGGCCCGGCTTTCCCCTTGTCGCAGGTCAGCGCGGACTGGGACGTGGTGGTGGTGGCTTTCGCCGACGACGCCGGCAACGGCAATGTCAGCTTTACGCTGGACCCGGGAGCCGGCAGCCAGGCCCAGTTCATCCAGGACATCAAGGCTTTGCAGGCCAAGGGCAAGAAGGTGGTGCTGTCGCTGGGCGGGCAAAACGGTTCCGTGACCTTGAACAACGCCACGCAGGTGCAGAACTTCGTCAACAGCCTGTACGGCATCCTCACTCAGTATGGATTCGACGGCATTGACCTGGACCTGGAAAGCGGCAGCGGCATCGTGGTCGGCGCGCCGGTGGTCAGCAATCTGGTCAGCGCGGTGAAGCAGCTTAAGGCCAAGGTGGGAGCCAGCTTCTATCTGTCCATGGCGCCGGAGCACCCGTATGTGCAGGGCGGCTTCGTCGCCTACGGCGGCAATTGGGGCGCCTACCTGCCCATCATCGACGGCTTGCGCGATGATCTGTCGGTGATCCACGTCCAGTATTACAACAACGGCGGGCTGTACACGCCGTATTCCAATGGCGCGCTGGGCGAGGGCTCGGTGGACATGCTGGTGGGCGGCAGCAAGATGCTGATCGAGGGCTTCCCCATCGCCAACGGCGCCTCGGGCAGCTTCCAGGGCCTGCGGCCGGATCAGGTGGCTTTCGGCGTGCCTTCTGGCCGCAGTTCGGCCAATTCCGGCTTTGTCACGCCGGACACGGTGGCCAAGGCGCTGGGCTGCCTGACCGCGCTGCAGGGCTGCGGCAGCGTCAAACCTTTGCAAGCGTATCCAACCTTCCGCGGCGTGATGAGCTGGTCCATCAACTGGGACCGGCACGATGGCTACAACTTCTCCACGCCGGTGGCGGCCAGCCTGCATCAGCTGCCCGTGGCCAATGCGGCGAGCATGAAAAAGGCCGCCGGCAAGAAGCCGGCGGCCCGATAG
- a CDS encoding DsbA family protein — protein sequence MKLHYFYDPLCGWCYGASPLLTAAATLPGMELVMHAGGMIDEAEGRTITPDWRGYVMPHDARIAQMSGQPFGEAYFEGLLRDIGAPLASDPAIAAILAAGKLGLDPLAMLARIQQAHYQEGRRIAEFETLSALAAEQGADAAAFAGAWRAARTEAEGHIAETRQLMNRLGLRGFPSAVLEQDGQLERLELSGWLGKPEQLAAALAERLPKPAPSGDDALFCTPESCR from the coding sequence ATGAAACTGCACTACTTTTACGATCCGCTGTGCGGCTGGTGCTACGGCGCCTCGCCCTTGCTGACGGCGGCAGCCACTTTGCCGGGCATGGAGCTGGTCATGCACGCCGGCGGCATGATAGACGAGGCCGAAGGCCGCACCATCACGCCGGACTGGCGCGGCTACGTGATGCCGCACGACGCGCGCATCGCGCAGATGAGCGGCCAGCCTTTCGGCGAGGCTTATTTTGAAGGCCTGCTGCGCGACATCGGCGCGCCGCTGGCGTCGGACCCGGCCATCGCCGCCATCCTGGCGGCCGGCAAGCTGGGCCTGGACCCGCTGGCCATGCTGGCCCGCATCCAGCAAGCCCATTATCAGGAAGGCCGGCGCATCGCCGAGTTTGAAACGCTGAGCGCCTTGGCAGCAGAGCAGGGCGCCGACGCGGCGGCCTTCGCCGGGGCTTGGCGCGCGGCGCGGACCGAGGCGGAGGGGCATATCGCCGAAACGCGTCAGCTGATGAATCGGCTGGGCTTGCGCGGCTTTCCGTCGGCGGTGTTGGAGCAGGATGGCCAGTTGGAGCGGCTGGAGCTGTCTGGCTGGTTAGGCAAGCCGGAGCAACTGGCCGCCGCCTTGGCCGAGCGGCTGCCCAAGCCGGCTCCGTCCGGCGACGACGCGCTGTTCTGCACGCCGGAGAGTTGCCGCTAA